A genome region from Naumovozyma castellii chromosome 5, complete genome includes the following:
- the HCR1 gene encoding translation initiation factor eIF3 core subunit j (ancestral locus Anc_7.363), whose product MSNWDDDALTGSMGNGGDDEVLLNSWDDEVVIGDEPILESWDAEEEPKAKKETAPKKAAGKKKSPEPKKTVESALDHVDEKTRKLLLKKAELDSDLKNAADLLGGLELEEHPRARALRKEEEATASLLSQIPIMTKETPIETHPLFVAAESKRDYQDLRKSLATAIVSMNDKSPLNYSSNLAIDLIRDISKPMSIESIRQTVATLNVLIKDKEREERQARLARVKGGTSTGGAGKKKAKAKTNLGGAFKKDNDFDMDDMNYDNFGDDDFM is encoded by the coding sequence ATGTCTAACTGGGATGATGATGCGCTAACAGGATCCATGGGTAATGGAGGAGATGACGAAGTTCTCTTGAATTCCTgggatgatgaagttgtaATTGGTGATGAACCAATTTTGGAATCATGGgatgctgaagaagaaccTAAGGCCAAGAAGGAAACTGCCCCAAAAAAAGCAGCAGGCAAAAAGAAGAGCCCTGAACCAAAGAAGACAGTAGAATCTGCACTAGACCATGTTGACGAAAAGACCCGTAAgttattattgaagaaagcTGAGTTAGATTCTGATTTAAAGAATGCAGCTGACTTGTTGGGAGGTTTAGAATTAGAAGAGCATCCAAGAGCTCGTGCTTTaaggaaagaagaagaagccaCAGCTAGTCTATTGAGTCAAATACCTATAATGACTAAGGAAACACCCATTGAGACACATCCATTATTCGTTGCTGCTGAAAGTAAGAGAGATTATCAAGATTTAAGGAAGTCATTGGCAACTGCTATTGTTTCTATGAATGACAAATCCCCATTAAACtattcttccaatttggcCATTGATTTGATCAGAGATATTTCCAAGCCAATGTCCATTGAATCCATTAGACAGACGGTTGCTACTTTGAATGTGTTAATTAAGGATAAGGAAAGGGAGGAGAGACAAGCACGTCTTGCACGTGTTAAAGGTGGTACCTCCACGGGTGGTGCAGGTAAGAAGAAGGCTAAGGCCAAGACCAACTTAGGTGGTGCATTCAAGAAGGATAATGACTTCGACATGGATGACATGAACTACGATAATTTTGGGGATGACGACTTCATGTAG
- the NCAS0E02730 gene encoding 3'-5'-exodeoxyribonuclease (ancestral locus Anc_7.373) yields the protein MPAIRSLLTRPFPVLYRTMSSKIKYYDIGFNLTDPMYQGTYHGKKYHESDIPEILQRAYDRNVRSLLITGSSIEESQLAIKLANSLTKDETCPDIKLNYTIGVHPCCVNEFGTEDSMTIDNPSNDESFNELLISKVRQDPTFAKLKLHQLYDLVQTQLSEDSTKFRAFGEIGLDYDRFHYSSKEMQLCFFEEQLKLSCLIDDLKLPLFLHMRNCCDDFIAILQKFITGFTDIEDPFGWRQLKSLSANEPILYKFHPERKFVVHSFTGSKEDMFNILRLSPNAFIGMNGCSLKTEENVECCREIPIERLLLETDAPWCEIRRTHESFKFLNGFENPYKSVKRDKLNKLERPMWENTMVKTRNEPCTMEQVATVVANIKQIDLETVADQAWKTSYDIYR from the coding sequence ATGCCAGCTATACGTTCACTGCTGACTCGACCTTTCCCAGTACTATACCGCACAATGTCCAGCAAGATAAAATACTATGACATAGGTTTCAACTTAACTGATCCTATGTACCAGGGAACTTACCATGGTAAGAAATATCACGAATCTGACATCCCAGAGATTCTCCAGAGAGCATACGATCGTAATGTCCGTTCGCTTCTAATCACTGGCTCATCCATTGAGGAATCGCAATTAGCTATCAAATTGGCTAATTCTTTAACTAAGGATGAGACTTGTCCTGATATCAAATTAAACTATACGATCGGTGTCCATCCCTGTTGTGTGAACGAATTTGGTACTGAGGATTCCATGACCATTGATAACCCATCTAATGACGAGTCATTCAATGAACTACTGATCTCCAAAGTGAGACAGGACCCAACTTTTgccaaattgaaattgcaTCAATTATATGATTTGGTTCAAACCCAATTGAGTGAAGATTCTACGAAATTTCGTGCATTTGGGGAGATTGGATTGGATTATGATAGGTTCCATTATTCTAGCAAGGAAATGCAATTGTGTTTTTTCGAAGagcaattgaaattaaGTTGTCTCATCGATGACTTAAAATTGCCATTATTTTTACATATGAGGAATTGCTGTGATGATTTCATCGCCATCTTACAGAAATTCATTACAGGATTTACTGATATCGAGGATCCATTCGGTTGGAGacaattgaaaagtttGAGTGCAAATGAACCTATACTTTATAAGTTTCACCCAGAGAGAAAATTTGTTGTTCATTCATTCACTGGCTCCAAGGAGGATATGTTCAATATCTTGAGACTTTCTCCCAATGCATTTATTGGTATGAATGGCTGCTCGTTAAAGACAGAAGAAAATGTGGAGTGTTGTAGAGAGATACCTATTGAGAggttattattagaaacTGATGCACCATGGTGTGAGATAAGAAGAACTCATGAATCTTTTAAATTCCTAAATGGTTTTGAAAACCCATATAAATCTGTTAAAAGGGACAAATTAAATAAGTTAGAAAGACCAATGTGGGAGAATACAATGGTCAAGACTAGGAATGAACCTTGTACAATGGAACAAGTAGCCACTGTTGTGGCCAATATCAAGCAAATAGACTTGGAAACAGTGGCAGATCAAGCATGGAAAACTTCATACGatatatatagataa
- the PEX13 gene encoding peroxin PEX13 (ancestral locus Anc_7.365), whose protein sequence is MSSSSSSVPRAKPWESTTENTNGNTRTHEPVMTAPASIEEEREGPDMTIPKRPASLVPPPQQQESNYNSNTYGGSYSANSYGGNYNSSFGGGTPYGYGHGYGYGYNSLYNDSGMGMGMGMGMNNGMYGGGGNGMMNNIGDSTRATFQLIESIIGAVTGFAQMLESSYLATHNSFFTMISVAEQFSYLKESLGSFLGIFTVIKFLKKILYRTTKGRMGKLGINGRSDNSPSSMIEEFKKFANNNGGNEKDEGKKRKRISWKPLIVFLMAVFGFPYLLNKFIARLNENQQKFLKNNNKEIIDPNKIEFARALYDFVPENPQIEAELKKGELMAIISQRDPVGRESNWWKVRTKDGSMGYVPYNYIEVIKRTTKRIEDVDEN, encoded by the coding sequence ATGTCATCGTCGTCATCGTCGGTACCAAGAGCCAAGCCTTGGGAATCTACTACAGAGAACACAAACGGGAATACTCGGACTCACGAACCCGTAATGACCGCCCCAGcatccattgaagaagaacgAGAGGGGCCAGATATGACGATACCGAAAAGACCAGCCAGTTTGGTGCCACCACCACAACAGCAGGAGTCTAATTATAATAGCAATACTTATGGAGGCAGCTATAGTGCCAATTCGTATGGCGGTAATTATAATAGTTCTTTTGGTGGTGGAACGCCGTATGGATATGGACATGGGTATGGATACGGTTATAATTCTCTTTATAATGATAGTGGTATGGGCATGGGAATGGGCATGGGTATGAATAATGGAATGTATGGAGGAGGAGGTAATGGTATGATGAATAATATCGGTGATTCTACGAGAGCTACTTTccaattaattgaaagtATTATTGGGGCTGTTACTGGATTTGCACAAATGTTAGAATCAAGTTATTTAGCTACGcataattcatttttcactATGATTTCTGTTGCTGAGCAATTCAGTTATTTGAAAGAGAGTTTGGGTTCCTTTTTAGGTATTTTTACTGTCataaaattcttgaaaaaaattctttatcgTACTACTAAGGGTAGGATGGGTAAATTAGGAATAAATGGTCGCTCTGATAATAGTCCAAGTTCCAtgattgaagaattcaaaaaatttgccaataataatggtgggaatgaaaaagatgaagggaagaaaaggaaaagaatatcATGGAAGCCATTAATCGTTTTCTTAATGGCAGTGTTTGGATTCCcatatttattgaataaatttattgcAAGATTGAATGAAAATCAACAAAAGTTTCTTAAGAAtaacaacaaagaaatcattgatCCCAATAAGATTGAATTTGCAAGAGCCCTATATGATTTTGTTCCAGAGAATCCTCAAATTGAAGctgaattaaagaagggAGAATTAATGGCTATAATAAGTCAGAGAGATCCTGTAGGTAGAGAATCCAATTGGTGGAAAGTACGAACCAAAGATGGGTCTATGGGGTACGTTCCTTATAATTATATAGAAGTTATTAAGCGAACGACAAAACGGATTGAAGATGTGGATGAAAACTGA
- the TOD6 gene encoding Tod6p (ancestral locus Anc_7.372), with amino-acid sequence MPLPKATSASLSSLSSSSTSHLSILGTHPHPQIRSINHAHRLVQQPTVIPNHIMSQVKMQHGISTPETDESDQPNGLVNTDDDNSSVSKPITPQSENELSDGKSRATSPTSNASVATKNPSSWDPKDDLLLRHLKEIKKLGWKEISQYFKDRTPNACQFRWRRLKSGNLKSNTTALMDVSELPVDINEIKTDIVLNSASAPSHAAPIPPLQVESAGSSLLPSVPISSGAHGNSQSNIPYQATTTSYSVSNAKFNKSFSKPRSSSHSMPRPGFTITPSNHNLQPDEENIGLIPKIIVKSRRSSFAHFQVPLPLITSNNIPSFTANGNITPSTSSTSYLNGSTPKTRKHSISSHRLHSHHNYHPHPHPHHFNHHGSAQRRSSFNQASSNLNSRRSSIVVAHNSNTSTFASPNVPLNSPPFRKDRQNSIYSDKKDEQLFVDSFPNPLQDEDEDDEQAWSKEEDQLLLSNDSRNLSLTELSIILPNKSEMDINLRMKNLKEGKIHIDDLDPLQESLSNEN; translated from the coding sequence ATGCCACTTCCTAAGGCTACAAGTGCAAGTTTGTCTTCACTTTCAAGTTCGTCGACTTCTCATTTATCGATTCTGGGCACGCATCCACATCCACAAATACGATCAATAAATCATGCGCATCGTCTGGTACAACAACCAACAGTGATTCCAAATCACATCATGTCCCAAGTGAAGATGCAACATGGTATCTCAACCCCTGAGACGGATGAGAGTGATCAGCCAAATGGGTTGGTAAATACAGATGACGACAACTCATCCGTCTCTAAGCCGATTACTCCACAATCGGAGAATGAACTCAGTGATGGAAAATCAAGAGCTACGTCCCCCACTTCAAATGCATCGGTGGCAACAAAGAACCCATCATCATGGGACCCAAAAGATGACTTGCTGCTGCGTCATCTCAAAGagataaaaaaattaggatggaaagaaatatcgcaatattttaaagataGAACTCCTAATGCTTGTCAATTTAGATGGAGAAGACTGAAATCAGgtaatttgaaatcaaatACTACGGCATTAATGGATGTTTCAGAGTTGCCAGTggatattaatgaaatcaaaaCTGATATTGTATTGAATTCTGCTAGTGCGCCAAGCCATGCTGCTCCAATACCGCCACTTCAAGTGGAATCCGCTGGTTCTTCTCTTTTACCAAGTGTACCGATATCTTCAGGAGCCCACGGGAACAGTCAGAGTAATATACCGTATCAGGCAACTACTACGAGTTATTCAGTGAGTAATGCTAAGTTTAATAAGTCATTTTCTAAACCAAGATCTAGTTCGCATTCCATGCCCAGACCTGGATTTACAATTACACCTTCCAATCATAATTTACAACCGGATGAAGAGAATATTGGTTTAATTCCAAAGATTATTGTCAAATCAAGACGTAGTTCATTTGCACATTTCCAAGTTCCTCTTCCTCTCATAAccagtaataatattccatcCTTCACTGCTAACGGTAACATAACACCTTCCACCTCATCTACTTCATATTTGAATGGATCGACTCCCAAGACAAGAAAGCATTCTATTTCATCTCATCGTTTGCATTCACATCACAATTACCATCCACATCCACATCCACATCATTTCAATCATCATGGGAGCGCACAAAGGAGATCATCCTTTAATCAAGCTTCATCAAATCtaaattcaagaaggtCTTCCATAGTCGTGGCTCATAACAGCAATACATCCACATTTGCATCACCAAATGTTCCATTAAACTCACCACCATTTAGGAAGGATAGACAAAATTCTATCTATTCTGATAAGAAGGATGAACAGTTATTTGTAGATTCTTTTCCTAATCCACTTCaggatgaggatgaggatgacGAACAGGCATGGAGCAAAGAAGAGGACCAATTGCTACTGAGTAATGATTCCAGGAATTTGTCATTGACAGAACTTTCTATTATTCTACCTAATAAATCTGAAATGGATATTAATTtgagaatgaagaatttgaaagaggGGAAAATACACATTGATGATCTTGATCCTCTTCAAGAATCCCTTTCAAATGAGAATTAA
- the NCAS0E02770 gene encoding uncharacterized protein produces MVTSEKMLKDPQQPGTKRMKLATIIDSNPDSNVLRTPPPSAAKRKINVDDTRNFHVPSSSSSSSNPSSSSSSPNERQDYAMDNLITTVKEIRQLSANLCQKFNVDMDRPNDGNATDDSEGDMITIEEISRLLPLTNKISREEIYRRIDRLVEKSEVLRQRREAKRRRKRYMASRTTTTDTTRDQKKSKDGIEQLIYCLQDEHHDKSRELPKTETRKQKETEDFHKPIE; encoded by the coding sequence ATGGTGACAAGTGAGAAGATGTTGAAGGATCCTCAACAACCAGGAAcgaaaagaatgaaattgGCAACCATTATCGATAGCAATCCGGATTCTAACGTATTAAGGACACCACCTCCCTCGGCTGCTAAAAGGAAGATAAATGTGGACGACACAAGGAATTTCCATGTACCTTCCTCGTCGAGCTCAAGTTCGAACCCCTCCTCATCATCGTCCTCGCCCAATGAAAGACAGGATTATGCTATGGATAATTTGATTACTACAGTCAAAGAGATTAGGCAATTGAGTGCCAATCTTTGCCAGAAATTTAACGTGGATATGGACAGACCTAACGATGGTAATGCTACGGACGACTCAGAAGGGGACATGATTACGATAGAGGAAATCAGCAGGCTGTTGCCCCTAACGAACAAGATCAGTCGTGAAGAGATATACAGACGCATTGATCGACTAGTCGAGAAGAGCGAGGTGCTGCGACAGAGGAGAGAGGCCAAGAGAAGACGTAAAAGGTACATGGCCTCCAGGACTACCACTACCGACACCACCAGGGACCAAAAGAAGAGCAAAGATGGCATCGAACAGTTGATTTATTGCTTGCAAGACGAGCATCACGACAAGTCACGTGAACTTCCCAAAACGGAAACGCGTAAACAGAAAGAAACGGAGGATTTCCATAAACCAATAGAATAA
- the SAS3 gene encoding histone acetyltransferase (ancestral locus Anc_7.371), which produces MPLDDTTRTQDSIAKRHRVSSSSLLRNLIIDDNIHSPFVNINEQLASSANANGTDPLHSRRRNTNRKVNYVFKSRRPTAVRNSRENIDSSPRLLLPDSIDEANQLNPYIKFSNGLDDTTPITPYGKLTIKYNPLKLYNFKKILHNSSSDESRLHHDNDTSFPVNPQKDRNSNDHLADSILPYNGAIPKQKDFSTLNTTPTTIDRQFFHDLLIQSSNASHFNANVTLSSYNQNLIKGTKKRLTQPPHGSSSIEYIFINNHEIKTWYNSPFPSPINKNKILHICDRCLKYYNSRYQYHRHDLKCPIYLPPPGNEIYRDGAISFWEIDGRENVTYCQNLCLLSKLFLNSKTLYYDVDPFIFYVLTERGKDNKYHLIGYFSKEKLNSLNYNLSCILTLPIYQRRGFGHLLMEFSYLLSMREFKSGTPEKPLSDLGLLAYRNFWKIKMATTLVSFKDNLQGKTLKLSLNDLSNLTGMITTDVVFGLEQLQVLYKSTTTSSYIIKIDSWSRIEEIVTNWSNKNYQTLNPSKLIWKPMIFGPSFGVNTISIDPISSTTSTNMITKSGTDFFNKHIDTLTNFMTDDILDPTDLEIVTREAILQNLKNSDDVDTENINADDYEICFVEPTLNEKSSSGSSKRPTTTNSTNKVTETQRTTAEEQEEEEEEVNDDLDLLEPIEEPDPEDDEEYSEEGEDSTNAIDESSDDDIDNEDLLNSKLELEDDDD; this is translated from the coding sequence ATGCCTCTCGATGATACCACACGTACACAGGACTCAATTGCCAAGCGGCACCGGGtctcatcttcatcgttgTTGAGAAACCTAATAATTGATGATAACATCCACTCGCCCTTTGTAAACATTAATGAACAACTAGCATCATCTGCCAATGCTAACGGTACTGATCCGCTACATTCTAGGAGGAGAAACACGAATAGGAAGGTCAATTATGTCTTTAAGAGTCGTCGTCCTACTGCCGTCCGCAATAGTAGAGAGAATATCGATTCATCGCCGCGTCTTTTATTACCTGATTCCATCGATGAGGCAAACCAATTGAATCCATACATTAAATTCTCAAATGGTCTTGATGATACAACACCGATCACACCGTATGGGAAATTGACTATTAAATATAACCCACTAAAGTTGTacaattttaaaaaaatactACATAATTCGTCATCGGATGAAAGTAGACTTCATCACGATAACGATACAAGTTTCCCCGTCAACCCCCAAAAGGATAGAAACAGTAACGATCATCTTGCTGATTCTATATTACCATATAATGGCGCAATTCCAAAACAAAAGGATTTTTCCACTTTAAACACAACTCCGACGACAATAGACAGACAATTCTTTCATGACTTACTCATACAATCATCAAATGCATCACATTTCAATGCCAACGTCACTTTATCTTCATACAACCAAAATCTTATCAAGGGAACGAAAAAGAGACTGACACAGCCACCGCATGGATCTTCATccattgaatatattttcattaacaatCATGAGATTAAGACATGGTATAATTCACCCTTCCCATCACCGatcaataaaaataaaatccTTCACATTTGCGACCGATGtctaaaatattataaCTCTCGTTACCAGTATCATAGACACGATCTTAAGTGCCCCATATATCTACCACCACCGGGGAATGAAATTTATAGAGACGGTGCCATATCATTCTGGGAAATTGACGGAAGGGAAAACGTCACATATTGTCAAAATTTATGTCTATTATCCAAGTTATTCTTAAATTCAAAGACCTTATATTATGATGTGGATCCATTCATCTTTTATGTGCTTACAGAGAGAGGTaaggataataaatatcatttgattGGATATTTTTCGAAGGAAAAACTAAATTCTTTGAACTACAATTTAAGTTGTATCTTAACTTTACCCATTTATCAACGTCGTGGATTTGGCCatttattaatggaattttcctatttattatcaatgaGAGAATTTAAATCAGGTACACCTGAGAAACCGTTGTCCGATTTAGGTCTCCTTGCATATagaaatttttggaaaattaaGATGGCAACGACATTAGTATCATTTAAAGATAACCTTCAGGGAAAGACCTTGAAATTatcattgaatgatttgTCAAATTTAACAGGAATGATAACAACGGATGTTGTCTTTGGGTTGGAACAATTGCAGGTGCTATATAAGTCCACTACTACATCTTCatatataataaagatCGATTCATGGTCCAGAATCGAAGAAATTGTCACCAATTGGAGTAATAAGAATTATCAAACTTTAAATCCTAGCAAGTTAATTTGGAAACCAATGATTTTTGGACCCTCATTTGGTGTCAATACCATTAGCATTGATCCTATATCATCCACAACGAGTACTAATATGATTACCAAATCGGGCACtgatttctttaataagCATATCGATACTTTGACCAATTTCATGACCGACGACATTTTGGACCCAACAGATTTAGAAATAGTCACTAGGGAAGCTATCCTGcagaatttaaaaaatagTGACGATGTTGATACGGAGAACATAAATGCAGATGATTATGAAATTTGCTTTGTGGAACCAactttgaatgaaaaatcttCATCAGGATCATCGAAGAGACCAACGACAACAAATTCTACAAACAAAGTAACCGAGACGCAACGAACTACAGCggaagaacaagaagaagaggaagaggaggTCAATGATGACTTAGACTTACTAGAACCCATTGAAGAACCTGACCCGGAAGATGACGAAGAATACAGTGAAGAGGGTGAAGATTCAACTAATGCAATAGATGAAAGttcagatgatgatattgataatgaagatctACTAAATTCCAAACTCGAACTtgaagatgacgatgacTAG
- the SBH1 gene encoding Arf family guanine nucleotide exchange factor SBH1 (ancestral locus Anc_7.369), translating into MSSVAEGPRSLQKRKPAAKKAESAQEKPATVNSNNPIFKIYSDEANGLKVDPLVVLFLAVGFIFSVVALHVISKLTSKVF; encoded by the coding sequence ATGTCATCAGTAGCAGAAGGACCACGTAGTTTGCAAAAGAGAAAGCCAGCAGCAAAGAAAGCAGAATCAGCACAGGAGAAACCAGCCACTGTGAATTCCAACAACCCAATATTCAAGATCTACTCCGATGAAGCCAATGGGTTGAAAGTGGACCCCTTGGTAGTTTTGTTCCTTGCTGTCGGATTTATCTTCTCCGTCGTTGCCCTACATGTTATCTCCAAGCTAACTTCCAAAGTCTTTTAA
- the UPS1 gene encoding Ups1p (ancestral locus Anc_7.359) yields MVLLHKNTHIFQNDFRSVSCAFFNRYPNPYSTHVLSIDTLSRKLDLKSGRLYSTRLLRKKGKLPRWTSTLIGRISDSWIVEHSMVDPKLLIMETYTRNIDHTKIIKVEEYTTYKYDELNKNTVVESRVKFCSGFELGIKNKVEHWSRNKFEESVKRSREGMSFVMKKFEEKNKRIEEELVI; encoded by the coding sequence ATGGTCCTTCTACATAAGAATACACACATCTTCCAGAACGATTTCCGCTCCGTTTCATGCGCCTTCTTTAACAGATACCCGAATCCATATTCCACTCATGTGCTATCGATAGATACGCTTTCTAGGAAATTAGATCTAAAGAGTGGGAGATTATATTCAACAAGGTTACTTCGGAAGAAGGGGAAGTTACCTCGATGGACTAGTACTTTGATTGGTCGGATTAGTGACTCTTGGATTGTTGAGCATTCCATGGTGGATCCGAAACTATTGATTATGGAAACATATACTAGAAATATCGACCATACGAAGATTATTAAGGTGGAAGAGTATACTACTTATAAGtatgatgaattaaataagAATACGGTGGTGGAAAGTCGAGTTAAATTTTGTAGCGGGTTTGAATTGGgtattaaaaataaagtaGAACATTGGTCACGAAATAAGTTCGAAGAAAGTGTTAAGAGAAGTAGAGAGGGGATGTCTTTTGTTATGAAGAAGtttgaagagaagaacaaaagaataGAGGAAGAGTTAGTTATTTAA
- the MMR1 gene encoding Mmr1p (ancestral locus Anc_7.366), with amino-acid sequence MNTPPFKALQLSPNLSSMAFCLDDPSNNEKLSNNSMNSFQHLLASPTKLKLDNSSLFYRTSLSKLNDYSSSSKNATPVGRERRNSDTLNPIRFQFSNSSNAQTTNTPKMLKPEFLSQKASANALPLLSALMGSNGNTNNSNSNSNIKKTLEQLQQQIETFKGTKPTASAAGANKENVNPNLLNAVPIVPVKKNVPTPSAPAPAPIVAQPLFESNMPVHQHHPHPHPHTHPRKQSPQERYLHNDNTRVSSSSTTVYTPMSSMAQTPILDEPSPIVLENPPSNNYRRSQQFELDDELDMNGFVSNKGNNFKNRYSFISSTSTDFDMDWYDQPTPPNVNQRRPSPTQLHHSQRNVGILEENQQVDLKIKKLELEINELKLQNEKLINSISKNKVMEDKILFELISEKHNNEKRSKKKKEEDPLEKKLKQMEKKFKTYQKLLQNLTQTNNTTSTSRMSSNCSNSSKTRIPRISRKELKRIEEQNDSTSASDFNDNLDTSSEDEKELNVTREQLEAFHYNARDADSVHTQGEEEEGEDYDDDDIHSKRLTPSSLSSGKTGFQLNFQVQPVLPTDEH; translated from the coding sequence atgaacaCTCCTCCGTTCAAGGCTCTTCAACTGTCGCCTAACCTGTCGTCCATGGCGTTTTGTTTAGACGACCcatctaataatgaaaaactTTCCAATAATAGTATGAACAGTTTCCAACATTTATTAGCGTCTCCTACAAAGCTGAAGTTGGACAATTCTTCCCTCTTTTATAGAACttcattatccaaattGAATGACTATTCTTCCTCATCCAAAAATGCTACTCCTGTAGGtagagaaagaagaaattcagATACTTTAAATCCAATCAGATTTCAATTTAGCAACTCTTCAAATGCACAGACTACAAACACACCAAAAATGTTAAAACCTGAATTCTTATCTCAAAAGGCGTCCGCTAATGCCTTGCCATTATTATCAGCATTAATGGGTTCAAATGGtaatactaataattcTAACTCTAATTCTAACATTAAAAAAACATTGGAACAATTGCAACAACAGATTGAAACTTTTAAAGGTACTAAACCCACTGCCTCTGCTGCTGGAGCAAACAAGGAAAATGTTAATCCAAATTTACTAAATGCAGTACCAATCGTTCCCGTCAAAAAGAATGTACCTACTCCATCGGCTCCAGCACCCGCTCCTATTGTTGCACAACCATTGTTTGAATCAAATATGCCCGTCCATCAACATCACcctcatcctcatcctcaCACCCATCCAAGGAAACAATCTCCACAGGAAAGATACCTTCATAATGATAATACGAGAGTGTCTTCCAGTTCCACGACGGTTTATACGCCCATGTCATCCATGGCTCAAACTCCTATATTGGACGAACCATCACCAATTGTCTTGGAAAATCCACCATCGAATAATTATCGTCGATCACAACAGTTCgaattggatgatgaaCTTGATATGAATGGATTTGTCAGTAACAAGGGTAATAACTTTAAAAATAGATATAGTTTCATCTCTTCCACCTCTACTGATTTTGATATGGATTGGTATGATCAACCTACTCCACCTAATGTTAATCAAAGACGCCCATCTCCAACTCAACTACATCATTCTCAAAGGAATGTCGGAATATTGGAAGAGAATCAACAAGTGGATTTAAAGattaaaaaattagaattagaaattaatgaattgaaattacaaaatgaaaaactgattaattccatttccaaaaataaagtCATGGAAGATAAGATCCTTTTTGAACTAATTAGTGAAAAGCACAATAATGAGAAAAGaagcaagaagaaaaaggagGAAGATCCATTggagaaaaaattgaaacaaatggagaagaaatttaagaCGTATCAAAAATTGTTGCAAAATTTAACACAGACAAATAATACCACTAGTACGTCAAGAATGAGCTCAAATTGCAGCAACTCTTCCAAGACGAGAATCCCTAGAATATCACgtaaagaattgaaaaggattgaagaacaaaatgatTCCACATCAGCTTCAGATTTCAACGATAACTTGGATACTTCTTCTGAAGATGAGAAGGAACTAAACGTTACAAGGGAACAACTAGAGGCATTTCATTATAATGCCAGAGATGCAGATAGTGTCCATACACAAggtgaagaggaagaaggagaagattATGACGACGATGATATACATTCCAAACGACTCACTCCTTCCTCTTTATCCAGTGGTAAGACAGGGTTTCAGTTAAACTTCCAAGTGCAGCCTGTCCTCCCTACTGATGAACACTAA